One segment of Paraburkholderia bonniea DNA contains the following:
- a CDS encoding lytic transglycosylase domain-containing protein yields the protein MNTWLSWRPDEQLAQSVRAMLRRGTRMSHYLFSVVGGCAVLLALLLWLMPGWRGTLAARLMPVISAAVQAGPARLLQGHPLPAFGAFGKTLDDSLSAAPVGGIANASYDGAFDGSGAGGAGTAPDVGTLARLIPAQRVAAEARDDRVLVSSREQQLVASYLSRRYRVAQDPVGELVKAAFETGRDVGLDPLLLLAVMAIESGFNPYAESGVGAQGLMQVMSKVHSDKLQYFGGQRAALEPLTNIRVGALVLKDCIARGGSLAGGLRLYVGSSSQDDGGYGAKVMAERGRLRDVAHGVKVPVNAPQAPATTVASVSVTPVALPKRVQATLEGGHALTPQGKAEAESDEEPAKSATQDDPGVSANGTRLGVGV from the coding sequence ATGAACACCTGGTTATCGTGGCGTCCTGATGAGCAACTGGCGCAAAGTGTGCGTGCCATGCTGCGGCGTGGGACGCGAATGAGTCATTACCTGTTTAGCGTTGTGGGTGGTTGTGCAGTGCTTCTGGCGCTGTTGCTGTGGCTGATGCCTGGCTGGCGTGGCACGCTGGCAGCGCGGCTGATGCCGGTGATTTCGGCAGCTGTGCAGGCTGGTCCCGCGCGCCTGCTTCAGGGTCATCCGCTGCCGGCCTTTGGCGCGTTTGGCAAGACGCTGGATGATTCGCTGTCGGCGGCTCCGGTGGGCGGCATCGCCAATGCCAGCTACGACGGCGCTTTTGATGGCAGTGGCGCGGGCGGGGCTGGCACAGCGCCTGATGTGGGTACGCTGGCTCGCCTGATTCCAGCACAGCGGGTGGCGGCCGAAGCACGTGATGACCGTGTGCTGGTTTCTAGCCGCGAGCAGCAACTGGTGGCTTCTTATCTGTCGCGCCGTTATCGCGTGGCGCAAGATCCGGTGGGTGAACTGGTCAAGGCCGCTTTCGAAACCGGCCGTGACGTTGGGCTCGATCCGTTGCTGCTGCTGGCGGTGATGGCAATCGAGTCAGGTTTCAATCCGTATGCGGAAAGCGGGGTTGGTGCCCAAGGGCTGATGCAGGTGATGTCGAAGGTGCATTCGGACAAGCTGCAATATTTTGGCGGTCAGCGCGCTGCGCTGGAGCCATTGACCAACATTCGCGTTGGGGCGCTGGTGCTGAAAGACTGCATCGCGCGTGGCGGCTCACTGGCGGGTGGCTTGCGTTTGTATGTCGGCTCAAGTTCGCAGGATGATGGCGGCTATGGGGCGAAAGTCATGGCTGAGCGTGGACGTTTGCGTGATGTGGCGCATGGCGTCAAGGTGCCGGTCAATGCACCGCAGGCACCTGCAACCACCGTCGCTAGCGTGAGCGTGACGCCCGTCGCGTTGCCAAAGCGGGTTCAGGCAACGCTCGAAGGCGGCCATGCGCTGACTCCTCAGGGCAAGGCCGAAGCGGAATCTGATGAAGAACCGGCGAAGAGCGCGACGCAAGATGATCCGGGCGTGAGCGCCAATGGAACCAGGCTGGGCGTGGGCGTCTGA
- a CDS encoding LysE family translocator, whose product MHVLSLFSNGFFLSLSLCLDIGIVNVALISLVLSHGFRPGFWLGLGSCFGDLIYAGLALLGMAALLQFESVRWVVWIGGAATLLFLTWKMAREALYPASAPPVEGEANQTPPLTPARNFVRGVLLAVSSPTAILWFAAVGGALIAKAGATSLTTAPIFLGGFFLGGLCWTLFLCALASHGRKRAGTGLLRICHVFSALLFAYFAYSVIVHGYKDLIVNAAQSLN is encoded by the coding sequence ATGCATGTTTTATCGCTGTTTTCCAATGGCTTCTTTCTGTCGCTATCGCTGTGCCTCGATATTGGCATCGTCAACGTTGCGCTGATCTCGCTCGTGCTCTCGCATGGCTTTCGGCCTGGGTTCTGGCTTGGTCTCGGCTCGTGTTTTGGCGACCTGATTTATGCCGGGCTGGCACTGCTAGGCATGGCTGCGCTGCTGCAGTTCGAATCCGTGCGCTGGGTGGTCTGGATCGGCGGTGCGGCGACCTTGCTGTTTTTGACCTGGAAAATGGCGCGTGAGGCGCTCTACCCAGCCTCCGCGCCGCCCGTCGAAGGTGAGGCTAACCAGACCCCGCCGCTCACGCCCGCCCGCAACTTCGTGCGGGGCGTATTGCTGGCAGTCTCATCGCCCACCGCGATTCTGTGGTTCGCAGCCGTTGGCGGCGCGCTGATCGCCAAAGCTGGCGCGACCTCGCTCACCACTGCGCCGATTTTCCTGGGGGGCTTCTTTCTGGGCGGACTGTGCTGGACGCTCTTCCTGTGTGCGCTCGCCAGCCACGGCCGCAAACGCGCCGGAACCGGGCTGCTGCGCATCTGCCACGTGTTCTCCGCGCTGCTCTTTGCCTACTTTGCGTACAGCGTGATCGTGCATGGCTACAAGGATCTGATCGTGAATGCCGCGCAAAGCCTGAACTAG
- a CDS encoding UbiD family decarboxylase: MKYKDLRDFSHRLEALGELRRIPQHVSPVLEMTEVCDRVLRAGGPALLFEARQEHRFAVLGNLFGTPRRVALGMGIDADAQAGDGAALESLRDVGRLLSALKEPEPPKGLKEVGKLFTLARAVWDMAPKTVSAPPCQEIVWEGKDVDLNRLPIQTCWPGDAAPLITWGLTVTRGPNKTRQNLGIYRQQLISHNKLIMRWLAHRGGALDFREFALHNPGQPYPVAVVLGADPATMLGAVTPVPDTLSEYQFAGLLRGARTELAKCLTPGVDTLQVPARAEIVLEGFIYPETGTPAASPAHAPPRPTKGASAAYEHALEGPYGDHTGYYNEQEWFPVFTVERITMRRDAIYHSTYTGKPPDEPAVLGVALNEVFVPLLQKQFSEITDFYLPPEGCSYRMAIVQMKKSYPGHAKRVMFGVWSFLRQFMYTKFIVVVDEDVNLRDWKEVIWAITTRVDPARDTVLVERTPIDYLDFASPVAGLGSKMGLDATNKWPGETEREWGRPITMDPAVKQRIDQLWGELGL, encoded by the coding sequence ATGAAATACAAAGACTTGCGCGACTTCAGCCACCGTCTCGAAGCGCTCGGCGAGCTACGCCGTATTCCGCAGCACGTGTCGCCTGTCCTGGAAATGACCGAAGTGTGTGACCGCGTATTACGCGCAGGCGGTCCGGCGCTGCTGTTCGAAGCCCGGCAGGAACATCGCTTTGCCGTACTCGGGAATTTGTTTGGCACGCCGCGCCGGGTCGCGCTCGGCATGGGCATCGACGCCGACGCGCAAGCCGGTGACGGTGCCGCGCTCGAATCGCTACGCGATGTCGGGCGCTTGCTCTCCGCGCTCAAGGAGCCCGAACCGCCTAAAGGGCTAAAAGAAGTCGGCAAGCTGTTCACGCTGGCACGGGCGGTCTGGGACATGGCACCTAAAACCGTCAGCGCGCCGCCGTGTCAGGAAATTGTCTGGGAAGGCAAGGACGTCGACTTGAACCGCCTGCCGATCCAGACTTGCTGGCCTGGCGACGCCGCGCCCCTGATTACCTGGGGGCTAACCGTCACACGCGGGCCAAACAAGACCCGGCAGAATCTCGGCATTTATCGCCAGCAACTCATCAGCCACAACAAACTCATCATGCGCTGGCTGGCGCATCGCGGCGGCGCGCTCGATTTCCGCGAATTCGCCCTGCACAACCCGGGCCAGCCGTATCCCGTCGCCGTCGTCCTGGGGGCCGATCCGGCCACCATGCTGGGCGCGGTCACGCCGGTGCCAGACACGCTGTCCGAATACCAGTTCGCCGGCCTGCTGCGCGGTGCCCGCACTGAACTAGCGAAGTGCCTGACGCCCGGCGTTGACACGCTCCAAGTGCCCGCACGTGCGGAAATCGTGCTCGAAGGCTTTATCTACCCCGAAACCGGCACCCCCGCCGCCTCGCCCGCGCATGCCCCGCCACGGCCCACCAAAGGTGCCAGCGCCGCCTATGAACATGCGCTCGAAGGCCCCTACGGCGACCACACCGGCTATTACAATGAACAGGAATGGTTTCCCGTGTTCACCGTCGAGCGCATCACGATGCGGCGCGACGCCATCTATCACTCCACCTACACCGGCAAACCGCCCGATGAACCCGCCGTGCTCGGCGTCGCACTGAACGAAGTGTTCGTGCCGCTGCTGCAAAAGCAGTTCAGCGAAATCACCGATTTCTATCTGCCCCCCGAAGGCTGCAGCTACCGGATGGCAATCGTCCAGATGAAGAAAAGCTACCCAGGCCACGCCAAACGAGTGATGTTCGGCGTCTGGAGCTTTCTGCGGCAGTTCATGTATACGAAGTTCATCGTGGTGGTCGATGAAGACGTCAACCTGCGCGACTGGAAAGAAGTGATCTGGGCTATCACCACCCGGGTCGATCCAGCCCGCGATACGGTTCTGGTAGAACGCACGCCCATCGACTATCTCGATTTCGCCTCGCCGGTGGCAGGCCTCGGCTCCAAGATGGGGCTCGATGCCACGAACAAATGGCCCGGCGAAACCGAGCGCGAATGGGGCCGCCCGATCACCATGGACCCCGCCGTGAAACAGCGTATCGACCAGCTCTGGGGGGAACTCGGCCTGTAG